In the Micromonospora narathiwatensis genome, one interval contains:
- a CDS encoding D-alanine--D-alanine ligase family protein, with amino-acid sequence MAVSPATQTFVTDLAGVDELHVLVLAGGLSYERDVSLRSGRRVLDALRAVGVEAELRDADVALLPALAADPPDAVVIALHGATGEDGSLRGVLDLCDVPYVGCDARASRLAWDKPSAKAVLREAGIPTPDWVALPHDRFSELGAVAVLDRIVDRLGLPLMVKPAQGGSGLGAAVVREAGSLPAAMVGCFAYDQTALVERYVPGMDVAVSVVDLGEGPQALPPVEIVPRNGVYDYAARYTAGRTTWHAPARLDRETTERVAEVALAAHGALGLRDLSRVDLIVDAAGQPHVLEVNVSPGMTETSLLPLAVQAAGLDFGRVLGALVGRAAARRR; translated from the coding sequence ATGGCCGTCAGCCCCGCCACCCAGACTTTCGTGACCGATCTCGCCGGCGTCGACGAGCTGCACGTGCTGGTGCTCGCCGGCGGCCTCTCGTACGAGCGGGACGTCTCGCTCCGGTCCGGCCGGCGGGTGCTCGACGCGCTGCGGGCGGTCGGCGTCGAGGCCGAGTTGCGGGACGCGGACGTGGCCCTGCTGCCCGCCCTGGCCGCCGACCCGCCGGACGCCGTGGTGATCGCCCTGCACGGTGCCACCGGAGAGGACGGCTCGCTGCGTGGGGTGCTCGACCTCTGCGATGTGCCCTACGTCGGCTGCGACGCCCGCGCCTCCCGGCTCGCCTGGGACAAGCCGTCCGCCAAGGCGGTGCTGCGCGAGGCCGGCATCCCCACGCCCGACTGGGTGGCCCTGCCGCACGACCGCTTCTCCGAACTGGGCGCGGTGGCCGTGCTGGACCGGATCGTCGACCGGCTCGGCCTGCCGTTGATGGTCAAGCCGGCGCAGGGCGGCTCCGGGCTGGGCGCCGCGGTGGTCCGGGAGGCGGGGTCGCTGCCGGCCGCGATGGTCGGCTGTTTCGCGTACGACCAGACGGCGCTCGTCGAGCGCTATGTGCCGGGCATGGACGTGGCGGTCTCGGTGGTCGACCTGGGTGAGGGCCCGCAGGCCCTGCCCCCGGTCGAGATCGTGCCCCGCAACGGGGTGTACGACTACGCCGCCCGGTACACCGCCGGCCGGACCACCTGGCACGCGCCCGCCCGGCTGGATCGGGAGACGACCGAGCGGGTGGCCGAGGTGGCCCTCGCCGCGCACGGCGCGCTCGGCCTGCGCGACCTCTCCCGGGTCGACCTGATCGTCGACGCGGCCGGACAACCGCACGTACTGGAGGTCAACGTCTCCCCGGGGATGACCGAGACCTCGTTGTTGCCGCTGGCCGTCCAGGCGGCCGGGCTGGACTTCGGGCGAGTGCTCGGCGCACTGGTCGGTCGAGCAGCCGCCCGTCGTCGCTAG
- a CDS encoding GNAT family N-acetyltransferase, with protein sequence MSRRLVSLTLDTLEDLPRRCRRCVYWELDPVSAERACAAGDPGLEKEAWVSQTLLEWGSCGKLAYVDGMPAGFVMYAPPAYVPRSMAFPTSPVSADAALLMTASVVPAFAGGGLGRMLVQGVARDLTKRGIKAIEAFGDAKFGDDAENDPTRACVAPADFFLSVGFKTVRPHPRYPRLRLELRTALSWKSDVEYALEKLLGSMSPETLLRPVRPAPATRAMG encoded by the coding sequence ATGTCGCGACGTCTGGTCAGTCTGACCCTCGACACCCTCGAGGATCTGCCCCGCCGCTGCCGGCGATGCGTCTACTGGGAGCTGGATCCGGTCTCCGCCGAGCGGGCGTGCGCCGCCGGTGACCCCGGCCTGGAGAAGGAGGCCTGGGTCTCCCAGACGCTGCTGGAGTGGGGCTCCTGCGGCAAACTCGCGTACGTCGACGGCATGCCCGCCGGTTTCGTCATGTACGCCCCACCGGCGTACGTCCCGCGCTCGATGGCCTTCCCCACCTCGCCGGTCTCCGCGGACGCCGCGCTGCTGATGACCGCCAGCGTGGTGCCCGCCTTCGCCGGTGGCGGCCTGGGCCGGATGCTGGTCCAGGGGGTGGCCCGGGACCTCACCAAGCGCGGCATCAAGGCGATCGAGGCGTTCGGCGACGCGAAGTTCGGTGACGACGCGGAGAACGACCCGACCCGGGCCTGCGTCGCGCCGGCCGACTTCTTCCTCTCGGTGGGCTTCAAGACGGTCCGCCCGCACCCCCGCTACCCGCGCCTGCGGCTGGAGTTGCGTACCGCGCTGAGCTGGAAGTCCGACGTCGAGTACGCGCTGGAGAAGCTGCTCGGCTCGATGAGCCCGGAGACGCTGCTGCGCCCGGTACGCCCGGCCCCCGCCACCCGCGCCATGGGCTGA
- a CDS encoding aminotransferase-like domain-containing protein, whose amino-acid sequence MTGTTLDDYTDRYARRVRGMTASEIRALFAVASRPEVVSLAGGAPYIAALPLDAVGEMLGRLGGEHGVTTLQYGIGQGTLELRERICEVMALSGIDASCGASPEDVVVTVGGQQALDLVARLFLDPGDVVLAEGPTYVGALGVFQAAQAQVAHVPMDEQGLIPEALEAAIADLARAGRRVKFLYTIPTYQNPTGVTLSEERRERVLDICERAGLLVVEDDPYGQLGFEEEAPAPLRARRRDGVFYLSTFSKTFAPGLRVGWILAPHAVRDKLVIASEAQILCPSGYAQAAVATYLGTMPWREQLKVYREIYRERRDAMLGALTDLMPAGTTWTTPGGGLFVWATLPDGLDAKAMMPRAITARVAYVPGTGFYADGTGVGNMRLNFSFPPPERIREGVRRLAGVMGQEIAMRKVFGAVGGSGPRRRQGGSDAPGPDLA is encoded by the coding sequence ATGACCGGCACGACGCTCGACGACTACACCGACCGGTACGCCCGGCGGGTCCGCGGGATGACGGCCTCCGAGATCCGGGCACTCTTCGCGGTGGCCAGCCGGCCGGAGGTGGTCTCGCTCGCCGGTGGCGCCCCGTACATCGCGGCGCTGCCGCTCGACGCGGTCGGCGAGATGCTCGGGCGGCTCGGCGGCGAGCACGGCGTCACCACCCTCCAGTACGGCATCGGGCAGGGCACCCTGGAGCTGCGCGAGCGGATCTGCGAGGTGATGGCCCTCTCCGGGATCGACGCCTCGTGCGGCGCCTCGCCGGAGGACGTGGTGGTCACCGTCGGCGGGCAGCAGGCGCTCGACCTGGTGGCCCGGCTCTTCCTGGACCCGGGCGACGTGGTGCTCGCCGAGGGCCCGACGTACGTCGGCGCGCTCGGGGTGTTCCAGGCCGCCCAGGCCCAGGTGGCACACGTGCCCATGGACGAGCAGGGGCTGATTCCGGAGGCGCTGGAGGCGGCCATCGCCGACCTGGCCCGCGCCGGCCGGCGGGTCAAGTTCCTCTACACCATCCCGACCTACCAGAACCCGACCGGGGTGACGCTCAGCGAGGAACGGCGCGAGCGGGTGCTCGACATCTGCGAGCGGGCCGGCCTGCTGGTGGTCGAGGACGACCCGTACGGCCAGCTCGGCTTCGAGGAGGAGGCACCCGCGCCGCTGCGGGCCCGACGACGCGACGGTGTCTTCTACCTGAGCACCTTCTCCAAGACGTTCGCCCCCGGCCTGCGGGTGGGCTGGATCCTCGCCCCGCACGCCGTACGCGACAAGCTGGTCATCGCCAGCGAGGCGCAGATCCTCTGCCCCAGCGGGTACGCGCAGGCCGCCGTCGCGACGTACCTCGGCACCATGCCGTGGCGGGAGCAGCTCAAGGTCTACCGGGAGATCTACCGGGAACGCCGCGACGCCATGCTCGGCGCCCTGACGGACCTGATGCCGGCCGGCACCACCTGGACCACCCCGGGCGGCGGGCTGTTCGTCTGGGCAACCCTGCCCGACGGCCTGGACGCCAAGGCGATGATGCCGCGCGCCATCACCGCCCGGGTCGCGTACGTCCCGGGCACCGGCTTCTACGCCGACGGCACCGGGGTCGGCAACATGCGACTCAACTTCTCCTTCCCCCCGCCGGAGCGGATCCGGGAGGGCGTCCGCCGGCTGGCCGGCGTGATGGGGCAGGAGATCGCCATGCGCAAGGTCTTCGGCGCGGTCGGCGGCTCGGGTCCGCGGCGCCGGCAGGGTGGCTCGGACGCGCCCGGTCCCGACTTGGCATGA
- the sigM gene encoding RNA polymerase sigma factor SigM has protein sequence MTVGRGGRTLRPATGDDPPGGASDLDLLRAHVAGDRDAFTELFHRHRNRLWAVALRTLGDREEAADALQDALLSAHRAAARFRGDSAVTTWLHRIVVNACLDRVRRRQTHATVPLPDGVHTDGEPGQHTGGVEPVAPSRDHDTALVVRQALAELPVEQRAALILVDVQGYPVAEVAKILGVAEGTVKSRCARGRARLAVLLGHLRTGSDEVTDVPRVTAGNRRPAEGVGSTSGWSRRDASQEET, from the coding sequence GTGACGGTGGGGCGCGGCGGACGTACGCTCCGGCCGGCGACCGGGGACGACCCTCCGGGCGGGGCGTCCGACCTCGACCTGCTCCGGGCTCACGTCGCCGGCGACCGGGACGCCTTCACCGAGCTGTTCCACCGGCACCGAAACCGGCTCTGGGCGGTGGCCCTGCGTACCCTCGGCGACCGCGAGGAGGCGGCCGACGCGCTCCAGGACGCGCTGTTGTCGGCGCACCGCGCGGCGGCCCGGTTCCGCGGCGACTCGGCGGTGACCACCTGGCTGCACCGGATCGTGGTGAACGCCTGCCTGGACCGGGTACGGCGGCGCCAGACGCACGCCACCGTGCCGCTGCCGGACGGGGTGCACACCGACGGGGAGCCGGGCCAGCACACCGGCGGGGTGGAGCCGGTCGCCCCGAGCCGCGACCACGACACCGCGCTGGTGGTCCGGCAGGCTCTCGCCGAGCTGCCGGTCGAGCAGCGGGCCGCGCTGATCCTGGTGGACGTGCAGGGCTACCCGGTGGCCGAGGTGGCAAAGATCCTCGGCGTCGCCGAGGGGACGGTCAAGAGCCGCTGCGCCCGGGGTCGCGCCCGGCTGGCCGTGCTCCTCGGGCACCTGCGTACCGGCTCGGACGAGGTGACGGACGTGCCCCGCGTCACCGCAGGGAACCGCCGGCCGGCCGAGGGCGTCGGATCGACGTCGGGGTGGTCCCGGCGGGACGCCAGCCAGGAGGAGACGTGA
- a CDS encoding N-acetylmuramoyl-L-alanine amidase, producing MRPIRPGDRGPAVAEIRTVLTGLDLLPTGDQRDEFDAETERAVRAFQQSRGLSVDGRVGAETWRALDAARWRLGARTLYHAVPEPLIGEDVRSLQERLLEMGYDVGRADAAYGIRTARAVAQFQREMGLRPDGACGPHTMNALRRLGRKVVGGRPQWLRESDAIRQAGPTLVGRTVVIDPGHGGTDPGEVVPDGPLRWTEADIVHDLASRLEGRLAAAGVRVQLTRGPSPETCLPDADRAQLANSLGADVFISLHTDGHANPAANGVATYHYGTDNGVTSATGERLAGLVQREIVARTGLRDCRTHAKAWDLLRLTKMPAVRVEVGYLTSPEDRGRLVDPRFRDRIVEAIVAAVQRMYFPIERDVPTGSIDVSALRAVVVAGQGGGLSRTAAD from the coding sequence GTGCGTCCCATCCGACCCGGTGACCGGGGACCCGCGGTGGCCGAGATCCGTACCGTGCTCACCGGCCTCGACCTGCTGCCGACCGGCGACCAGCGCGACGAGTTCGACGCCGAGACCGAACGCGCGGTCCGGGCGTTCCAGCAGTCCCGCGGGCTGAGCGTGGACGGAAGGGTCGGCGCGGAGACCTGGCGGGCGCTGGACGCGGCCCGCTGGCGACTCGGCGCCCGCACGCTGTACCACGCCGTACCCGAGCCGCTGATCGGCGAGGACGTCCGGTCACTCCAGGAACGCCTGCTGGAGATGGGGTACGACGTGGGCCGCGCCGACGCCGCCTACGGCATCCGTACCGCCCGGGCGGTCGCGCAGTTCCAGCGGGAGATGGGGCTACGGCCGGACGGTGCCTGCGGCCCGCACACCATGAACGCGCTGCGCCGCCTCGGCCGCAAGGTGGTCGGTGGACGCCCGCAGTGGCTCCGCGAGTCCGACGCCATCCGCCAGGCCGGGCCGACCCTGGTCGGGCGGACCGTGGTGATCGACCCGGGGCACGGCGGCACCGACCCCGGTGAGGTGGTGCCCGACGGCCCGCTGCGCTGGACCGAGGCGGACATCGTGCACGACCTGGCCAGCCGGCTGGAGGGGCGGCTGGCCGCGGCCGGCGTACGCGTGCAGCTCACCCGCGGCCCGTCGCCGGAGACCTGCCTGCCGGACGCCGACCGCGCCCAGCTCGCCAACTCCCTCGGCGCGGACGTCTTCATCTCGCTGCACACCGACGGACACGCCAACCCGGCGGCCAACGGGGTGGCCACCTACCACTACGGCACCGACAACGGCGTCACCTCGGCCACCGGCGAGCGGCTGGCCGGCCTGGTGCAGCGGGAGATCGTCGCCCGGACGGGCCTGCGGGACTGCCGCACCCACGCCAAGGCGTGGGACCTCCTACGGCTGACGAAAATGCCGGCGGTCCGGGTCGAGGTGGGCTACCTGACCTCACCGGAGGACCGGGGCCGGCTGGTCGACCCCCGGTTCCGGGACCGGATCGTCGAGGCGATCGTCGCGGCGGTGCAGCGGATGTACTTCCCGATCGAGCGGGACGTCCCCACCGGCTCGATCGACGTGAGCGCGCTGCGGGCGGTCGTCGTCGCCGGGCAGGGTGGCGGACTGAGCCGGACGGCGGCGGACTGA
- a CDS encoding ParB/RepB/Spo0J family partition protein, translating into MKNRPRGGLGRGLGALIPTGPAPGSAPTAADPERAATAVPAPPVAGAAAVIGAAPAVPDVEPEPQLSPVPGARFAEIPVDAIVPNPKQPRQVFDEDALEELKVSIQEVGFLQPIVVRQLDGEKYELVMGERRWRAAQAVGRESIPAIVRDTRDDAMLRDALLENIHRANLNPLEEAAAYQQLLEEFGATHEELARRIGRSRPQISNTIRLMNLPAQVQRRVAAGVLSAGHARALLSLDDGEAQEQLAKRIVAEGISVRATEELVALALADGPAQTPAAKRRPKPHAPALGDLANRLSDRFDTRVKVDIGRSKGKITIEFATVDDLERIVGIIGVGQEDQPEE; encoded by the coding sequence ATGAAGAACCGTCCTCGTGGCGGTCTGGGCCGGGGGCTAGGTGCCCTTATTCCGACCGGGCCGGCGCCGGGTAGCGCCCCGACGGCTGCGGATCCGGAGCGTGCCGCGACCGCCGTTCCGGCCCCACCCGTGGCCGGTGCGGCGGCCGTCATCGGAGCCGCTCCCGCCGTCCCGGATGTGGAGCCCGAGCCGCAGTTGAGCCCGGTGCCGGGGGCCCGCTTCGCCGAGATCCCGGTCGACGCCATCGTGCCGAACCCGAAGCAGCCCCGGCAGGTTTTCGACGAGGACGCCCTGGAGGAGCTGAAGGTCTCGATCCAGGAGGTCGGGTTCCTACAGCCGATCGTCGTACGCCAGCTCGACGGCGAGAAGTACGAACTCGTCATGGGTGAGCGGCGTTGGCGGGCGGCCCAGGCGGTCGGCCGGGAGAGCATCCCCGCCATCGTCCGGGACACCCGGGACGACGCGATGCTCCGGGACGCGCTGCTGGAGAACATCCACCGGGCCAACCTGAACCCGCTGGAGGAGGCGGCTGCGTACCAGCAGCTGCTGGAGGAGTTCGGCGCCACCCACGAGGAACTGGCTCGCCGTATCGGCCGCAGCCGGCCGCAGATCTCCAACACCATCCGGCTGATGAACCTGCCCGCCCAGGTCCAGCGCCGGGTCGCCGCCGGGGTGCTCTCCGCCGGCCACGCCCGGGCACTCCTCAGCCTGGATGACGGCGAGGCCCAGGAACAGCTCGCCAAGCGGATCGTCGCCGAGGGCATCTCCGTACGCGCCACCGAGGAACTGGTGGCGCTGGCGCTCGCCGACGGTCCGGCGCAGACCCCGGCGGCGAAGCGGCGGCCGAAGCCGCACGCGCCGGCTCTGGGAGACCTCGCCAACCGGCTTTCCGACCGGTTCGACACCCGGGTCAAGGTGGACATCGGCCGTAGCAAGGGCAAGATCACCATCGAGTTCGCGACGGTCGACGACCTGGAGCGGATCGTCGGAATCATCGGCGTGGGCCAGGAGGACCAGCCCGAGGAGTGA
- a CDS encoding AAA family ATPase: MHDDGRYDDPRVTGPGGRPSAAEPVSRETDYQGWPLGDDSSGPAANPPDVDPSAPRDVPVAGGVRPISSVPANVPPAREPHDPTGGPANAATPRPAYARGNAAGPGRYEPQPPGSAVPQQPGPPAASEGVAGVVASSSDTPPATGYGAEPPASTYVSRETPTREEDDPPLAMEAMRAVQILNPSGEVSMPRPPRTRVMCVANQKGGVGKTTTTVNLAVSLALHGNRVLVVDLDPQGNASTGLNVPHHTGVPDVYDCLIDSVPLEEVAQSVEGIPNLWCVPATIDLAGAEIELVSVVARESRLARAITAYPGHFDYVFIDCPPSLGLLTVNALVAAQEVLIPIQCEYYALEGLNQLINNINLVRQHLNPRLEVSTILLTMYDRRTRLADAVEQDVRNHFGDKVLQAVIPRNVRVSEAPSYGQSVMTYDPGSRGATSYFEAAQEIAERGVKESVSRNA; encoded by the coding sequence GTGCATGACGACGGTAGGTACGACGATCCGCGGGTGACCGGGCCAGGAGGACGACCCTCTGCCGCCGAGCCCGTTTCACGTGAAACCGACTACCAGGGCTGGCCGCTGGGCGACGACTCCAGCGGCCCGGCCGCGAATCCGCCGGACGTCGATCCGTCGGCGCCTCGGGACGTGCCCGTCGCGGGCGGCGTCCGGCCGATCTCCTCCGTGCCGGCGAACGTGCCGCCGGCACGGGAACCGCACGATCCGACCGGCGGCCCCGCGAATGCCGCCACTCCCCGTCCGGCCTACGCCCGCGGCAACGCGGCGGGCCCCGGACGTTACGAGCCGCAGCCGCCGGGTTCGGCCGTACCGCAGCAGCCCGGCCCGCCGGCGGCATCGGAGGGGGTGGCCGGTGTGGTGGCGTCGTCGTCCGACACGCCACCGGCCACCGGCTATGGTGCCGAACCCCCCGCCAGCACGTACGTTTCACGTGAAACCCCGACGCGCGAAGAGGATGACCCACCGTTGGCTATGGAGGCGATGCGCGCCGTGCAGATCCTGAATCCCAGTGGCGAGGTGAGCATGCCTCGGCCCCCGCGGACCCGGGTGATGTGCGTCGCGAACCAGAAGGGTGGCGTGGGAAAGACCACGACCACGGTGAACCTGGCGGTGTCCCTCGCCCTGCACGGGAACCGGGTCCTGGTTGTCGACCTGGACCCGCAGGGCAACGCCTCCACCGGGCTCAACGTCCCACACCACACCGGCGTACCCGACGTGTACGACTGCCTGATCGACAGCGTGCCCCTGGAGGAGGTGGCGCAGTCCGTCGAGGGCATCCCGAACCTGTGGTGCGTTCCGGCCACCATCGACCTCGCTGGCGCCGAGATCGAGCTGGTCTCGGTGGTCGCCCGGGAGTCCCGGCTGGCCCGCGCGATCACCGCGTACCCGGGGCACTTCGACTACGTCTTCATCGACTGCCCGCCCTCGCTCGGCCTGCTGACCGTCAACGCGCTGGTCGCCGCGCAGGAGGTGCTGATCCCCATCCAGTGCGAGTACTACGCGCTGGAGGGCCTCAACCAGCTGATCAACAACATCAACCTGGTCCGTCAGCACCTCAACCCGAGGCTTGAGGTCTCCACCATCCTGCTCACCATGTACGACCGGCGTACCCGGCTGGCCGACGCGGTGGAGCAGGACGTCCGGAACCACTTCGGCGACAAGGTGCTCCAGGCCGTCATTCCCCGGAACGTACGGGTCTCCGAGGCGCCGAGCTACGGCCAGTCGGTGATGACCTACGATCCCGGTTCGCGGGGGGCGACGAGTTACTTCGAGGCCGCCCAGGAGATTGCCGAGCGTGGGGTCAAGGAGTCGGTGAGCCGGAATGCGTAG
- a CDS encoding protein kinase family protein, translating into MPSSTGPSIDTITEGGRVTQVGEGQEAEETAPPVMTFGAPTAGELLAERYELVEHINNDSAGRLVWRGVDVVLRRPVAVVLRYPGGDSATEMLQAAVAASRVIHPNLVGVYDAIDEADRAYVVREWVDGQSLRELVTADGPLDPARSTAIGSAVASALAAVHATGMVHGNVHPGTVMISDDGRVVLADARTDGDDSQPNDVRAVGGVLYFALTGHWPHGEAPLRGATAGHGRAAIPDAVRDASGAIAAPRQVRAGVPAYLDDLTMDLLDTEIAPPSSDVLSAELSRLDVPADDHFLEPAGPLRFTADTGEEPSPLAAAGGRKVALGIAGLLAVALVGLLVGISVLGGDDKKGTGTDPAANPTSSAPAGDGSSPATAPARKLNIQDVRIIDPDSRKRDELADAEKVMDGEVDNGWETQTYTSANFSNYKKGMGVWIDLGALHNVKSVQVVLSATGTTAQLLAGTKDFASSSKGDNELVTNYQKTPIGQPYVKHDGTKMIFDGFDPEEQYRYLLFWITELPKKDSGSGYKVGVQEITVTGS; encoded by the coding sequence ATGCCCAGCAGCACGGGTCCATCGATCGACACGATCACCGAGGGAGGACGGGTGACCCAGGTCGGCGAGGGTCAGGAGGCGGAGGAGACCGCTCCTCCGGTCATGACCTTCGGTGCTCCCACGGCCGGTGAACTCCTTGCCGAGCGGTACGAGCTGGTAGAGCACATCAACAACGACAGCGCGGGCCGACTCGTCTGGCGTGGGGTCGACGTAGTGCTGCGCCGTCCCGTCGCGGTGGTCCTCCGCTACCCGGGTGGCGACTCCGCCACCGAAATGCTCCAGGCCGCCGTCGCGGCGAGCCGGGTGATCCACCCCAACCTGGTCGGCGTCTACGACGCGATCGACGAGGCCGACCGGGCGTACGTCGTCCGCGAGTGGGTGGACGGGCAGTCCCTGCGTGAGCTGGTCACCGCCGACGGGCCGCTCGACCCGGCGCGCTCGACCGCCATCGGCAGCGCCGTGGCGAGCGCCCTCGCCGCGGTGCACGCGACCGGCATGGTGCACGGCAACGTCCACCCCGGCACCGTGATGATCAGCGACGACGGCCGGGTGGTGCTGGCCGACGCGCGCACCGACGGCGACGACAGCCAGCCGAACGACGTCCGGGCGGTCGGCGGGGTGCTCTACTTCGCCCTGACCGGGCACTGGCCGCACGGCGAGGCCCCGCTGCGCGGCGCCACCGCCGGACACGGCCGCGCCGCGATCCCCGACGCGGTCCGGGACGCCAGCGGAGCGATCGCCGCGCCCCGCCAGGTACGCGCCGGCGTGCCGGCGTACCTCGACGACCTCACCATGGACCTGCTCGACACGGAGATCGCCCCGCCGTCGTCGGACGTGCTGTCGGCCGAGCTGAGCCGGTTGGACGTCCCCGCCGACGACCACTTCTTGGAGCCGGCCGGCCCGCTGCGGTTCACCGCCGACACCGGTGAGGAGCCCTCGCCGCTGGCCGCCGCCGGTGGCCGCAAGGTGGCCCTGGGCATCGCCGGGCTGCTGGCCGTGGCCCTGGTCGGGCTGCTCGTCGGGATCAGCGTGCTCGGTGGCGACGACAAGAAGGGCACGGGCACCGACCCGGCGGCCAACCCGACCAGCAGTGCGCCCGCCGGTGACGGGTCGTCCCCGGCCACCGCGCCCGCCCGCAAGCTCAACATTCAGGACGTCCGGATCATCGACCCGGACAGCCGCAAGCGCGACGAACTGGCCGACGCCGAGAAGGTGATGGACGGCGAGGTGGACAACGGCTGGGAGACCCAGACCTACACCTCGGCCAATTTCAGCAACTACAAGAAGGGCATGGGCGTCTGGATCGACCTGGGTGCCCTGCACAACGTCAAGTCGGTGCAGGTCGTCCTCTCCGCCACCGGCACCACCGCCCAGCTCCTCGCCGGCACGAAGGATTTCGCGTCCTCCTCGAAGGGCGACAACGAACTCGTGACGAACTACCAGAAGACGCCGATCGGGCAGCCGTACGTGAAGCACGACGGCACCAAGATGATTTTCGACGGGTTCGACCCCGAGGAGCAGTACCGGTACCTGCTCTTCTGGATCACCGAGCTGCCGAAGAAGGACTCCGGCTCCGGCTACAAGGTGGGCGTCCAGGAAATCACGGTCACGGGCTCGTGA
- the trxA gene encoding thioredoxin → MGATKAVTDASFASDVLKSDKPVLVDFWAEWCGPCRKVSPLLEEIAGEMGDQVTIVKLNIDENPETARAYRVMSVPTLTVFKNGEPVQSIAGAKPKGELVKLIESAL, encoded by the coding sequence GTGGGAGCAACCAAGGCGGTCACCGACGCGAGCTTCGCCAGCGATGTGCTGAAGTCCGACAAGCCGGTCCTGGTCGACTTCTGGGCGGAGTGGTGCGGGCCGTGCCGCAAGGTCTCGCCGCTGCTCGAGGAAATCGCGGGCGAGATGGGTGACCAGGTCACCATCGTCAAGCTCAACATCGACGAGAACCCCGAGACCGCACGGGCCTACCGGGTGATGTCGGTGCCCACCCTCACCGTCTTCAAGAACGGCGAGCCGGTGCAGTCCATCGCCGGCGCGAAGCCCAAGGGCGAGCTGGTCAAGCTCATCGAGTCGGCGCTCTGA
- the trxB gene encoding thioredoxin-disulfide reductase, which translates to MDEVRNLIIIGSGPAGYTAAVYAARANLKPLIIEGVQSGGALMTTTEVENFPGFADGILGPELMDNMRKQAERFGAEFLTDDVTRVELKDTGEVGSDAVSTVWVGETAYQAKAVILSTGSAWRPLGVPGEQEYLGHGVSSCATCDGFFFRNQHIVVVGGGDSAMEEASFLTRFAESVTIIHRRDSFRASKIMAERALANDKIKVEWNTVVDEIVGDDGKVSGVRVRNVHTGETKTLDVTGVFVAIGHDPRSELFREQVELDDEGYVKVQAPSTRTNIPGVFAAGDVVDHTYRQAITAAGTGCAAALDAERFIATLQA; encoded by the coding sequence GTGGACGAGGTCCGCAACCTGATCATCATCGGCTCCGGGCCGGCCGGCTACACCGCGGCGGTCTACGCCGCGCGTGCCAACCTCAAGCCGCTCATCATCGAGGGCGTGCAGTCCGGTGGCGCGCTGATGACCACGACCGAGGTGGAGAACTTCCCCGGCTTCGCGGACGGCATCCTCGGCCCCGAGCTGATGGACAACATGCGCAAGCAGGCCGAACGGTTCGGGGCGGAGTTCCTGACCGACGACGTGACCCGGGTCGAGCTCAAGGACACCGGCGAGGTCGGCTCGGACGCGGTCAGCACCGTGTGGGTGGGCGAGACCGCATACCAGGCCAAGGCCGTCATCCTCTCCACCGGCTCGGCCTGGCGCCCGCTGGGCGTACCGGGTGAGCAGGAGTACCTGGGCCACGGCGTGTCGTCCTGCGCCACCTGTGACGGATTCTTCTTCCGCAACCAGCACATCGTGGTGGTCGGCGGCGGCGACTCGGCGATGGAGGAGGCGAGCTTCCTCACCCGGTTCGCCGAGTCGGTGACGATCATCCACCGCCGCGACTCGTTCCGGGCCAGCAAGATCATGGCCGAGCGCGCGCTCGCCAACGACAAGATCAAGGTCGAGTGGAACACCGTGGTCGACGAGATCGTCGGCGACGACGGCAAGGTCAGCGGCGTCCGGGTCCGCAACGTGCACACCGGCGAGACCAAGACGCTCGACGTCACCGGAGTCTTCGTGGCGATCGGCCACGACCCGCGCAGCGAGCTGTTCCGCGAGCAGGTGGAGCTCGACGACGAGGGGTACGTGAAGGTGCAGGCGCCGAGCACCCGCACCAACATCCCGGGTGTCTTCGCCGCCGGCGACGTGGTCGACCACACCTACCGGCAGGCGATCACCGCGGCCGGTACGGGCTGCGCCGCCGCGCTGGACGCCGAGCGCTTCATCGCCACCCTGCAAGCCTGA